The following nucleotide sequence is from Primulina tabacum isolate GXHZ01 chromosome 2, ASM2559414v2, whole genome shotgun sequence.
ATCAGTTGCACCCCTCTCGCATTTTCAGACACGAACGTTCTCGTAAACACACAGATGTCACTAACCTAGTTAATCCATATCCACCCACATAaacaaaactataaaatttaacATCTATATATACTTTTCTTTATTGAGCTGGTTGACGAAGTTTGGTTTAATCCCATCTAGATCAACTATATTCCAACGAAATCATCGTTAGAGAATGGCAAATCCAAGTGATGAGTTCAGGCTAGCGTCGTCCAACATAGACGCCGAGGGGAGGCTGCCGAGGCAGTACACCGAAGAGGGCCAAGGCGCCAAGAAAAACTTATCTCCGCCGCTGGAATGGCACAATGTGCCCGAGGGGACAAAAAGCCTGGCCCTGATTGTGCTGGACGTCGATGCGCCGGACCCGGCGGGGCCGATCGTGCCATGGACTATTTGGGTGGTGGTGAACATTCCTCCGTCGCTGAAAGGGCTGCCGGAGGGCTTCTCCGGGAAGAAAGAGGAGACGGGAGATTATGCTCATGTAATAGAAGGGTATAGTGATTTGAAGAAGCCGGGTTGGAATGGGCCTAAGCTGCCTGGTCATGGCCACCGATTCGAGTTCAAGATCTATGCTTTAGATGATGAATTGCATCTTGGAAACAAGGTAAGAAAATGTTTtgagaaagaaattataaattttgtttatAAAATCACCAAAACATCATGAAATATGTTCACTCCTGCCAGGCTTATCagtgcgcagctgctgccaTGAGTCttctgtttaaaaaaaaaaagaagcgaTTTGGTTACTTAGTATTTTGGATCTTTGGTTTGAATTTGCAGGTAACAAAGGATAAGGTGGTGGAGGCGATTGAAGGGCATGTCCTTGGGGAGGCTGTGTTGAATGCTGTGTTCTAATTTTTCCCTTTCTTTGAATGTCTTACTAGTCGGTGGTACTTCTGAGtttttctcattttgaatttaaGAATAATAATATGAGAGTCGAAAATATGGAAGTATTAAATCGGCTCACGCTTTTAAACGATTTAAACCTATTTGGCTATTTCTTTGTCGTAAAACATGTTCAAAATGCTTATGTAGCGCAATCAATGAGTGCGATTTATAGCCGGTTTTCAAAGCGTGTCATACATATGCCTCCAATATTGTGTCACTCTTTTTTAATAAAAGCGTGCCGTGATTTAGTCGTGTTACATGtgttaaaatttaatttggtaCATGGTGTCATTCGTAAATTAATAAATctgtatattaattattataaattgtttaattgttacataaattatttataaattgataaatttGTATATATGATCAAATTAGAAAGTTATTTTTtacatttataaatttatatttttctaatTATTATTGACAAATTTAATTGTGCACACTTTTATTTAaggttaatttttattttaagattatttaatttatgtttaaataattttgaaaataaaagtgtatatttgattgaatttattaattttaattagtattaaaaataatttatattaaaaataaaattgattattattttattttttcatgtatcaattaaatatttatgattaataaaataaaatttgacgaACCTTCTGTACAACACAGCAATCGAGGTTTTATTTTTTAGCGATTCACAAGTTCTTTTTAACAGGGAGTTGATGTATATACGTGACATTAGACtcgttgaaaaaaaaaagagttgacGTTTTACCTTAGAgaggatttaaatttttttttaaaaaaaatcattttggaGTCGCGCTATAGGGAGGGTAAGCAGTGATCGCGGATTATAGGAAGctaggaaaaaagaaaaattgtaaACGACGATCGCAAATTGTGGCAAACTAGGAGCAAAGACTTGCGGTAGACGATAAAACAGACTAACTTAGAGCGAATTAAGATTCCCAGCTAACTTTAAAAGGGTTTATTCAATATAAacttttaatgattttaaatgattttttttaaaaggtggACTTTTGTGGAGTTGATGGATTTTGATTGACTTTTATAGAATCTCATGGAattgtaaaatatatttcatagactcttatagattttttttcaagatttttgtagacttttgtaaacttttataattgtgatttatttttttattaatttcttttaaataatcatTGGACATGTATAACCtattcaattttaattttttttatttatgaaaatataaatgaattttacttacttaaatgttaaataaatttaatttgtgaaaaacgacaaatgaactatctaatttattgaaatcaaaatttcaattctttatgtcaattcaacatattaatgaacaatatttttataagttcataataaaattgTATTAAAATGAacaatcaaaataataagtagactttttacataaaaaaatatataatcattATTGACTAATTTAATCAACATCGCTCAACATTCCATTGGCTATGATATCCTTCCATGCATTAGCTCTTGCTCGTTGTTGTTCTTGAGTATcaaataactgatcaaagttGTCATCTCCATAAACTTGTGCTGATGAAGATAATTGAGCTTCATTATCtggttcaatttgaaattcatcaaatcGACACTCCTTTCGAAGAAAATTGTGTAATCCAGCACAAGCCAATACAAGCTTTGTTTGGGTCGTAtataggggtgtcaaaatgcgacacgacccgtcaacccgacacgaaaaaaatcaggttcggtttgggatttttcgggttcTGGTTGGGTTTGGGTTGAGTTGATTCGGATTAGTACTATGTTAGGCGTATTCGGGTtgggtcgcgggttgacccgcaaaatttttttttgaaaatattacctatatttttatatattgtatgtttgaacaaaatttattgtatatttatatgataaattttcatcatttaatatttattttgcatatttttatttttttaacaattttttatttgattttgtaaatatacttttaattttctacgattaaactttcaaatttaaatcggaaattttgttattatgtgttcaaattaaaatattattattttttttatttttttgaatttttttcattaatttttttaaaaaattttaataaaaataaataaaattcgggtttaggcgggttagacgggttgagtcgggttatacgggttcgtgttcgggttgagggttttcgggttgcttcgggttcggttgggttcgggttgaaaaaaaaataaaaaaaatttcacgggttgacccgaaacccgacccaacccaccTGATTGACACCCCTAGTTGTATATTGAAATGGAGGGGCcatcttgaatattttgaacCGTGATTTAAATATATCAAATGTCCGCTCTATAACATTCCTCAAATAAGCATGACGAAGATTGAACAACTCTTTAGTATCTTCAGGGTGACGACCTTGACCTGTGAATTCTTGAAGATGATAACGTACACCTCGAAAAGGAGCCAAGAATTGACGTCGATTTGGATATCCACCGTCCACTAAAAATCATACTCCAGAATATCTCAATTGCAACACCACTCTTACGAGAACACAAATTTATTGTCAAATCATCTGTCATGTGAGAATGCATAACTAGTTTTAAAATAAGGTCAGCATATACTAAAAGCTACTTACTTCTTTAGCCTCAACAAGTCCATGCAAAACAATGTTATAAATGGGTATCCCTACATAAGTGCTTCCATGAGAAAACTGGTTTTCAGCAACATGTAAGTACTGAATAAGCTCCTTCGTCATTCCCTCACTTCCAAGTGCTTTCAGCTGCCAAAAACCAGGAAGGACTGAGGAGTAAATGGCATGCAATTCCATTTGTGCCATTCAGATCATAAGCTATCCTCTAGATTCCAATGCAATAATTCACTTGatgaaatgtaatttttttttttggctctGAGTTATTAATTCATAATTATAAACTAAATGAACATGGTTGACCAAGAAAAGTGTTCAGAGCCATTCCTCATTGGACCATCAATATTTAAGATTTAAGAAACAGGTGAACTAGCAGGAGAATAGAGTGCAGGCAGTCAAATACAGGAATTCATCTATAAGTTCATCGGGTTATGCGTCTATTTTAAAAATCACATGCAAACGATCAACGAGGACAAAACTTGCACCCCTGTTTCAGTTGTCAGGTTTGAAACAGATCTGAGTTGACTGTTACTGCCGTAGACTTACGAGATTTGAAAACTTACTATGCTCGTAACTCTTTTATTCCTCACAGCTGAAAAATGGCGTTATCTTCTCACACTCATTGAAGCAAACAAAAAAACACTGTATAATATGTGGTAACACAATTCAAAGGAGTGTCGATGTGATGAGATGGCTTGTTCAATAATCATAATCATTTTTTTTCCACTGTTATTAGGACCTCGGC
It contains:
- the LOC142525857 gene encoding uncharacterized protein LOC142525857 gives rise to the protein MANPSDEFRLASSNIDAEGRLPRQYTEEGQGAKKNLSPPLEWHNVPEGTKSLALIVLDVDAPDPAGPIVPWTIWVVVNIPPSLKGLPEGFSGKKEETGDYAHVIEGYSDLKKPGWNGPKLPGHGHRFEFKIYALDDELHLGNKVTKDKVVEAIEGHVLGEAVLNAVF